From the genome of Schaalia odontolytica:
GGCCTGGGCGGCCTCGAGGGGCTGCGTGCCATCGGCGGATTCGTCCTTGGGCAGGGGCGGACCGGCGAAGTAGGCGACGGTTTCGCCCCAGGTGCGCTGGTCCTCGAGGACGAGGAAATCCGGCCACGTGGGAGCGGGCGCACGCGTGGAGCGTTCGACGACAACGAGGGCATCGGGACCAATCCAGGGGCCGAGGGAGGCCAGTACCGTCGTCATGTCCTCTTCGGCGATGTCGTAGGGCGGGTCGATGAAGACCAGGTCGATGTCTCCCGCGAGCGCTTCCCCGTTGCGCGCTCCCAGGTAGGTGCGCGCGTCGGCGGTGACGACGCGGGCCGGCAGCCCCGTCGAGCGAACGTTCGCGGAGGCGACGCGGGCGGCGGCCGAAGCCTTTTCGACGAGGGTGGCGTGGGCACCTCCGCGCGACAGGGCTTCCAGGCCGAGGGCACCCGTTCCGGCGTAGAGGTCGAGGACGGTCGCCCCGTCCAGCACGTTCATATGGTCCAGGCGCGAAAAGAGAGCCTCGCGAACCCGCTCGGAGGTGGGACGGGTGCCGGACTTGGGCACGGCGAGGGTACGCCCCTTGGCGCTGCCTGCGACGATTCTGGTCATACCCCTACCCTACCGGGCGCACCTCAGGAGCGTTGCATCCACTCGATCTGTCCGTCCGATGCGGCGCGCAGCGCCCGGGCGAGGTCCGGGTGGCGCTCCAGCGTCGGGTCCTGTTCCAGGAGGGTTTCGGCTTCGCCTTTCGCGCGGCGGATGAGCGCCTCGTCGCGGCGCACTGACAGGAAGCGCAGGTGGGTGGCCGTGCCCGACTGGCCGGCTCCAAGCACGTCGCCTTCCTTGCGCAGGCGCAGGTCGGCCTCGGCGAGCTCGAAGCCGTCGGTCGTGTCCGCGAAGGCCTGGAGGCGTGCCCTGCCCGAATCCGTGAGTTCGTGGCGATGCATGGCGATGCACAGCGAGGGCAGGGAGGAGCGTCCGACGCGCCCGCGCAGCTGATGGAGCTGGGCGAGGCCGAATTGTTGGGCGTCGAGGATAACCATGAGGGTCGCCTCCGACACGTCGACGCCGACCTCGATGACGGTTGTGGCGACGAGGAGGGGCGCGCGCCCGGCGGAGAAATCCTCCATGATCTGCGCCTTCACCGGCGAGGGCGTGCGTCCCGTCAGCTCGTGGATTGCGATGCCGGACAGGGCCGGGTGGGAGCGCAGGTACGCGGCGACCTCCTCAACGGAGGCGAGGGGGCGTGCGCCTTCCTCCTCAGCGTCGGCGACGTCATCGGAGGCGTCGATGCGCGGGCACACGACGTAGACACGACGCCCCTGGGCGATCTCCTCTGCGGCCCGTGCCCAGGTGCGCTCCACCCACGCGGCGTTCGCACTGTCGGCGAGGTAGGTGGCCACGGGGGTGCGCCCCGAGGGCATGCCGCTCATACGCGTGTCGTCGAGGTCTCCGAAGACGGTCATGGCGATCGTTCGCGGAATCGGGGTCGCGGTCATGACGAGTTCGTGAACCGCGCGCCCGTCCTCGCGCGCCCCGCGCAGCGCGGCTCGCTGCTCGACGCCGAAGCGATGCTGCTCATCCACGACGACGAGGGCCAGGTCCGCGAAACGCACGCTCTCCTGGAAGAGAGCATGGGTTCCCACGACGATGAGCGGCTCTGCCGCGTTCATCGCGCTTTGAATCTCGCGGCGGGCGGCGGGCGGCGTCGAACCTGTCAGCAGGCGAACGTCCGGGGCGTCCGCCCTCAGGGGCTCCAGGAGCACCCGCAGGGAGGCGGCGTGCTGCTCCGCCAAGACCTCGGTCGGCGCGACGAACGCACCCTGGTGACCGGCGGCGACCACCTGGAGCAGGGCGCTGAGCGCGACGACGGTCTTGCCCGATCCCACATCTCCTTGCAGGAGCCGCTGCATCGGCACCTCGCCGGCCAGGTCGGCCCCGATCTGGGCGACGGCCTCGCGCTGGGAGTCCGTGAGTTCAAAAGGCAACGACGAGCGGAAACGCTCGCACAGCGGCGCGTCGATCGGCGAGGCCAGCGCCGCCACGGCCCGAGCGCCCCTGCGCTGCGCGGCCAGCCCCACCTGGAGGACGAAGGCCTCGGCGAAGGCCAGGGCCTTGCGCGCCTGCTGGTAGTCCTCGTCCGTCTCGGGCTGATGCAGGGCGCGCAGGCACTCGGCGTGGGAGGCGAAACCAGCGCGCTCGCGGACGTCGGCGGGAACCGGGTCGGGCACATCGGCATCGTCCAGGTGGTCCAGCACCATGCCAACTGCTCGGGCAATCGCCCACGAGGCCAGCGATCCGGTCGCCGGGTAGATCGGGATGGGGCGCGAGGCGATGCGCTCGATGTCCTCCCCGTCCACGCCCTCAAAGGAGGGATGGGTGAGTTGCAGCTTGCCGCGGTAGGCCCCGACCTTGCCGGCGAAGAGGAAGGACTGCCCCGGCGTCAGGAGACGTTCAATGGGGGCGAGCTTGTACTGGTTCTTCGCGAAGAAGGTCGCCGACAGGAACTGAACGCCGTCGGTAAGGGTGACTTCCAAGCGCACGCCCGAGCCGGATCGGTTGGCGACCAGGTGTGCTCCGGCGACCTCGGCGAGGATCGTCACGTCCTCGCCTACGCGCAGGGAGGCCAGCGGCGTGAGGCGACCCCAGTGGTAGTAGCGCCGCGGCGCGACCAGCAGCAGGTCACCAACCGTCGCCACACCCGCCCCCTCGAGGGCCTTCGCCGTCTTTTTCGGCAGGCGCAGGGACAGGGGGACGTCGAGTGCGCTCACGAGGCGCACCCCGCGACCAGGCTCGGCCCGCTTTGCCCGCCGTCCCAGGTCTCCAGGTCGATCGTCGACGACGCGTCGCGCGTGGAGAGCAGCTGGCGAACGGTGGCCACGGTGTAGGGGCCGTCGTCGTCGCGCGAAATAAGGAGGCGCCAGGAATCACCGCCACTGCGTGAGGCCTCGGCCAGGGCCTCGGCGATGCCCTCCGGGTCGCCGCCAGGGGGCAGCGGGGCGCTCGCGCACGAGGCGAGGGCGTCGTGTGCGCCGTCGCGTAGCATACGCGCCAGCGTCGGAGCGGCCTCAACACCACCCGGCTGGGGCACGAACAGCGGGGCGCAGGCTCGCGCGACGGCAAGGACGTCGAGGTCATCGCGACTACCCGCACGCAAAATCGCCGGAACACCCGGGGCGGGCGAGGGCAGCACCGAGGCCACGGTACCGACCAGGGAGGCACTGGCCTCGTCGCACGTGGCTACGAGGGTCACGCCCGTGCGCGAGGTAGCCGCCGACACGATGCCCGCAGCGTCCCCAGAGCTCAGGTCCAAGAACACGACCGCTCCTGCGCGCGCGAGATCTTCGACGAGGCCGGGGGCACTGGTGCAGGCGATGACGCGGGCACGCTCGACGCGGCGCATCGGGCGGCGCTGCAGCAGGCGCACGCCGCGGTGGCTCAGGCCCTCGTCGGCCAGCTCATCGATACCGATCTGCGCGTCCGGGCGGGCGTCGCAGACCTGGAAGCGAATGACCTGCCCCGAAGTAGGGTGCGCGGCCAGCGGCGCGGAGGTGTCGACGTGCAGCCTCCACTCCCCCATGCCAAAGAGATCAACCCTGCCCACGTAGGACAGGCGCGCCCCCAGACCACCGAGGCGCGCGAGCAGCGCATCCAGGTCCTCCTGGGTTCCCTCCAGGATGATGTCGACCGTGAAGTCGCGGCCGGGCGGAGGGGAGGCAGCCTCGGGCGCACGCGAATGGCGCTCGGCAAGGTCGGCCAGCATGGCGGTGAACGACTGAAGGATTCCGGCGTCGCCTCGCATCGAAGCGTCGATGCAGGCCAGGACCAGGGCGATGAAAGCACCACCGGGGTCGATACGCCCCGTCGCCTCGTTCGTCGCCTCAACGAGGCCGATCTGCGCCTGCGAAGAGAAACGAGAGAAAACGTCGTCAACCTCCGGGAGCGTCGCCCCCAGGTCCTGAAGTTCGCGCACCGCACCGCCGAGCATTTCCACGAGGGCGTCGGACCACTCGATGGAGGAGGCCACGGGGCTCAGGGATACGGCGAGCATGCGACGCAGGACGAGAGGCGTGACATGGTGTTCGTCCCCGAGAGCGCCGGCCCACGCCTCGAAAAGAGCTCCGAGGGCCATGCCGCTGTGTCCAAGGCCGCGGCGGATAATCGTCTCCACGGCCGCTTCAAGCGCGTCGCGCAGGTGAGCACGCGGGTCCAGGGAGTCCATAGCGGCCTCGAGCGCAGCCATCGTCGCCGCACCATTCGAGCCCGTGTCGCAGTCCGCCCCGTCCCATCCGTCCAGGTCATCGAGGAAGGGCGCGAGCCTGGCGGCTTCCTCAGCCCCAGCGCGACACGCCTCGATGATGACAGACGCATTCAGTTCCATGACTCCCCTTTCAGCCCCCTCCCATTGTCCCTGCGCGGCTCGGTGTGTGCGACCTGACACGACCCAGATCGGCTGCGACTTGTTGAAAGCGTGGTTCGTCCGCTATTCTGTCATGGTTGCCTTCGGTTCAAGCACCGAAGGATGCGTTCTCCGCAAGCGCGGAGACAAAGACTGAACTGGAAGACATACCGAGGAGAACATCGTGGCTGCCGTTTGTGACGTGTGCGGTAAGGGACCCGGCTTCGGCAAGAGCGTGTCGCACTCGCACGTTCGCACCAACCGCCGGTGGAATCCGAACATTCAGCGCGTTCGCGCCCTTGTCAATGGGACGCCCAAGCGCCTGAACGTCTGCACCAAGTGCCTGAAGTCCGACAAGGTCGCCCGCGCGATCTGAGTCGACACTGACGTAACGCCGGAGGGACGAGCCAAAAGGCTCGCCCCTCCGGCGTTTATTTCATCTACTCCCCCATTACTTGCGCCCCGAGCGCGTATGGGTCAGCGCCCGCGACTTCTCGTCGCGGGCGCTGACCCATACCTTGTGTGTCTGGATTCCCCGTCCACTCTCAGGAGGCGAGGCTCAGAGGAGATCCGCGGCCAGGTCGAGCGGGGTTCCGAAACGGTGGTTCGTGATCGACACTGCCTGCTCGCGCAGGAACGGCAGCAGCTCCGAGTGCGGCCAGGCCGTGACGGCACCCGTGTACAGGGCGACGTCGGGGCTGCCACCGCTCGCGCGGGTTGCGTCCGCCCAGCGCTGCTGCGAGCTTTCATCGCGCGGCCCCAGGACACGCACGCGCATGCCCAGGCCACCGGAGTTCGCCACCATCGCCAGGCGAGAATCCCACGAGGGCGCGTCTTCGACCGTCACCTCGATATCCCAGCCCTCCAGCAGCTCCCGGATGGTAGCCGGAAGCTCATCGGCAACGGATAGCCCGATGGGGCCACCCGCGAGGACGCCCGCTGCCAGCACACGCACGGTGTCGGCGAGGGCAGTCCCACTCCCGGCGCGCACGAGGACCGGCGTGGAACGGTAACGCAGGACATTGCGCTCGCAGGCCATGCCGGTAACGTCGCGGTTGGCTCCGTAATCGGATGCCCAGGCAGCGCCATCGGCGGCGACGGCACGGCTCAGTTCGGCCGCATCGTCCGCGCTCAGGAAAGGACCAGCCGCACGACACAGGGCGAGCACACTCGGATCGAGCGTCTCCACGGAATGACTGGACTCCCCCGCCATCGCATCGCGGTCGGGCACGACCTCGCCCAGACCCAGCAGGTAGGAGGGACCGCCAGCCTTCGTCGTTGACCCGATCGCGGAGCGCTTCCAGCCGCCGAAAGGCTGACGGCGAACGATCGCGCCGGTAATCCCGCGGTTGACGTAGAGATTGCCGGCCTCGATGCCCTCCAGCCAGGCCGCCAACTCAGCCGTGTCGAGAGTATGGAGGCCAGAGGTCAGTCCGTAGTCGACCTCGTTGACGGCCTCGATCGCGTCCTCGAGGGTGTCGACGCGCATGACGCCGAGGACCGGCGCGAAGTACTCGGTCAGGTGGAACTCACTGCCGGGCACCACGCCCGCGCGGATGCCCGGGGTCCACAGCCCATCACCCAGGTACCGGGGCTTGAGCACCCAGTGCTCGCCCTCTCCCAGGGTGGTCAGGCCTCGCACGGCCTTCTCGTCGTCGGGGACGACAACCGGGCCGACCTGCGAGTCCAAGGATGCCGGCAGGCCCACGCGCAGCGAGGCGGCCGCATCCACGAGCTGGCGAGCGATACGGCTCGAGCGCCCCGCAGATCCGACGAGGATCAGCAGCGAGGACGCCGAGCACTTTTGTCCCGCGTGCGCGAAGGCCGAATGAACGATGTCGCGCACCGCCAGATCGGGGTCAGCGGACGGCGTGACGATGATGGCGTTCTTGCCGCTCGTCTCGCCCAGCAAGTGCATGTCGGGCTTCCACGAACGGAAGAGGCGGGCCGTGTCGTACGAGCCCGTCAAGACAACGCGATCAACCCCCTCATGCGTCACCAGGTAGCGCGATACGTCGCCGTCCTCGAGCGGGGCGAGTGCGACCAGCTCGCGGGGAACCCCCGCCTCGTGGAAAGCCGCGACGAGTTCCGCGGCGCAACGCTTGGCCGGCGGGGCCGGCTTGAGGATCACCGCACTGCCCGCCGCCAGAGCGGCAGCGACGCCGCCCACGGGAATAGCCACGGGGAAGTTCCAGGGCGAGGCAACGACGGTGACGTTCACGGGTACGAATCGGGCACCCGCCATATAGGTCTCATCGGAGAGCTGCAACGAGGCCTCCGCGTAGTGATGACAGAAGTCGATCGCCTCGCTCACCTCGGGATCAGCCTGATCAATGGTCTTGCCAGCCTCAGATCCGGCGACCTCGATGAGCTCGCCCCGGCGCGCGGCGAGGACATCGCCGACGCGATGCAGCGCAGCTGCGCGCTCCTCGGGGTCCAGGGCCTGCCAGGCATGCGCCGCCTTGGTACTCGCCTCGACGAGGGCGTCGACCGCCTCGTGTGTGGCCAGGGCCTGCGCGCCGGCACGCACGGCTTCCACACCTCGCGTCGAGGCGGGGATGGCCGCAGAAATCTCGCGGGCCCACTGGCGATTGGCCGCCAGGGCGGGATCTGAATCCGGTTCGGAGACAAAGGGACGACGCGCGCGCTCGGCGAGGGTCCCCTGCTCAGCCGGAACCCCGGCCTCGCGCTCGGCCAGACGATCCTGGACGCGGTTGGGAACCGGCAAGGGGGCGTCCGGATCAACGTCGGAGAGCGCGGCGAGGAAACGGTCGCGTTCCCGGGCGAAGACGTCCTCATTCGTGGCGATGTCGAAGACCCCGGACATGAAGTTCTCAGGTGCGGCGTTCTCCTCGAGGCGGCGCACCAGGTAGGAGATGGCGACGTCAAACTCTCGGGGGTTGACGACCGGGACGTACAGGAGCAGGGAGCCGACATCGCGACGCACGACCTCTTGAATGCCGGTGGCCATGCCGGAGAGCATCTCGAACTCGACGCTGTCCTCGACGCCGCGCGCTGCCCGCAGCTCGTAGGCGAACGCAATATCGAAGACGTTCTGTCCGGCCACTCCCAAGCGAATCGCCCGGGTGCGCTCGGGCGTCATCGCCCAGTTCAGCATGCGCTTGTAGTTGGTGTCGGTGGCCTGCTTGGACGGCCAGGTCGTCAGCTCCCAGCCGTGAATCTCGGCATCCACCCTCTCCATGGACAGGTTCGCGCCCTTCACGATGCGGACCTTGATGCGCGAACCCCCCGCGTCCACGCGTGCGCGCGCCCACTCCTGGAGACGCTGAAGCGCACCGAGCGAATCGGGCAGGTAGGCCTGGAGGACGATGCCAGCCTCGTAGCCGCGCATATCCGGCTGGTCGAGGATGGCGGTGAACACCGCGATCGTCAGGTCGAGGTCCTTGTAGTCCTCCATGTCGAGGTTGAGGAAGGTCCCGTGATCGCGAGCAAGGCGGTAGAGGGGCAGGAGCGCGCTCACGCCGTGGTCGACAACCTCCTCGAAGCCCCACGGGTTGTGGGGGCCTGTCACCGCGGAGACCTTGATGGACACGTAGTCGACATCCTCGCGGGTCACGAGGCGCGAGACCTCGGCCAGGCGGTGAGACGCTTCCTTCTCGCCGAGAACCGCCTCTCCGAGGAGGTTCACGTTCAGGCGGTGGCCGCCCTGACGCAGGCGGGCGAGCGCGGGCCCCAGGCCCTTGTCGGTTGCATCGACGACGAGGTCACCGACGATCTCGCGGAATACACGTCGGGCCACCGCCGTCACCGTGCGCGGGGCGAGGAGCGATGCTGTCGAGCCGAGGCCCATCGCCGCAGCCAGGGCCGGGGGCAGGAAGTTTTTACGCCCTGCCGACAGGCGTTTCATGGCTGCGCTGGCTACGTCCAGGTCCGCGGGGCGCACGACATCATCGACGAATCGGGTCGTGAAGGTGAGTCCGTCCGGATCGGCGAGGATACGAGACAGGAGTTTGGCCGACTGGGGCGTAGGCTCATGGGCCGACTCGTCGGCCCAGCGGCGGGCTCGAATGATCGCCCGCTCCCCCAAGGCCCATAGGTCGTCGGGGCAGCGTCGAGCGCTGGCATCGTGGTGGGACGGGGTGGGAACAGCGGCGTTCGCCATGCGTAGACCTCCAGGCGTGGATGAGCGACGGATTCTCAGCCTCGCGCGGAGCATCAACGCTGGACACGCTCGGCAAAACTCCCGACGTTGTGAAGGATGCTGGTTTGTCCATCGTAACGCGCATAAGGCTCACCTGTGCGGGCATCGCAAGACGACGCGACGATCAAGCAAGGGACCTAAGCCCCAAAACGCAAGAAACGCCCACAAAGTCAGATATCAAGTGTCGCTTCTCACACACGAGCCGTGGCCCTGCACGGCGACACCCCGCCTCACTCGGGGCGAACGAGCCACCGCTCCTTCATGTCGACGGCGACACCAGCCATGACCTCGTGCATATTGAGCGCACGGCCACCGTCCGCGCGCGAGCAGAGCCACTGGACCTGGAGCCCATCCGATATCGCAACGAGGCGGCGCGCGATCTGCTCACTCGGAGCGTCCTCACGCACCTCGCCCGTGGTCTTGCCATGCTCGAAAGCCTCAACGAGGTAGGAAATCGCACCGATCAGGTGCTCGCGGAACCACGGATGCGCCTGGTGCTTCGAATCAATGACGGCAGCCGACATCGCCGTGTAGAGCGCCACTCCGTCGGGATGGCGCTGATTGTGTGCCACCATGTCCACCCAGGCATCCAGCGCGGCCTCGGCCCCCTCCTCGGGGCGCGGGAGTCGGCTGACAATGCGGCGATCACGCTCGTCCAGGACGGCCGCGAGCAGCTGATCCTTCGAGGAGTAGTGATGCAGGAGCCCCGCCTTCGAAATATCTGAGGCACGCGCGATGTCTGCAAGCGAGGTTGCCACGTAGCCCTGCGTCGAGAAAAGGGTGAGTGCCTCCGACAGGATGCGTGCCTTCTTATCCTCGCTACCGGCTTTCGGACGGCCGGGCCGACGGGTGCTCGTTGCCTTAGTAGCATCGTTGCTCATGCGGGCTGCTCCATGTTCGGTGTGACAGAGTTACCAACAACCCATCATAGCGCGCAACCGTTTATGCGCCACCGGGTATGCGAACTTCTTTCGTCAAGTCCGCATACCCGGTGCATCAATGGCGTGATTCGGGGCCTTAGTAGCCGAATCGAACCTCGAACTGGGGCTTGCCCGAAGCGTCCAACTCGAGCTTGCCATCCTTATCGGTCTTCACGGTCGCGGTCACCCGGGACGTCACGTCACGCTGCTTGTCCCAGCTCTCCATGCCCTGGATCGTGAACGTTGCCTCGCCGGTATAGACACCGCCTTCATCCGTCGTCGCCTTCATGGCCGTGGGCATCGTCTTGACCTGCAGGAGGGCCAGGGTCCGGGACTGAACCGCGCTCGGGCAGGCGGTGTCAATGTTGCCCGGGACGGTCGCGCACGAGTTCGTGAGCGCAGCCGCAGCATCGAGCGCGGCGGCAGCCATCTTGTCGTTGTAGGTACCCTTCAGCTCGACCGTTCCACCGTAGTAGGAGCTGTCGTAACCCGTTGCTGCCTTGACCGAAATGGTCTTGGGCGCAGCATCGATGTACTCGCCCGTCTCCTCCGGGGTGAACGTGTAGACGCCCGGGTAGAGCACGATGGAGCTACTCGGGGCTTCCTTCAGCGTCGCGACCGACATCTTTTCGCCGCCGATCGAGAAGTGCGTGACGTTGTCTGCCTGCACATCCACGCGAGCGACCATCGCATCCTGGATCTTCCAGTTCTTCAGCAGCCCAAAGGTCTTCTTCGCTTCACTGACGCGGAAGGATCGGGTGAAGCGTTCGCCGTCGAGGCGCATCGTCGCCGTCACCACCCGTTCCTTCGAGTGCTCCGCATCATCCACGGTCACGTCCTCAACCTCAATGCGGGCGCTCGACGAGGCCATGACCTCGTCGGAGAGGAAACCGCGCTGATCGTTGGGCAGCCCCGGATCGACCATCGCAGTCGCAGCGGCGGCCTTGCCGTCCGCGAGCAGATCAAGATACTGGCGAACCTGCGCCTCGGGCGTGCGCGTCCAGTTCGCGATCGCCAAGGCGACGGTTGCGACAACCCCGAGCACAACGAGGGCCACAACGCCGACGACGATGCGCTTGATGCGACGGCGGCTCTTATCCGACATCGGCGTAAAGGTCACGCCCGCCTGCGGGACTGCGACAGCCGGAGCAACCACATTCTGGGGGATCGGAGCGGGCGGAGGCGTCGGGCTCTGGGAAGGGGCCGGGGGCGGGGGCACCGCACCCTGATTCGCATCGTAGTGCTGCTCAGACATCTCTCAATCCTCACTGTTGTACGCGCCGATGGGGAGGCGCTGCGGTGCCGCTGCTGAGGTTGGCCACACCGAAACCGCTAAATTTTCTCACACGGTATTTTCTTCATCAAATAAACAATTGCGGCCGCCATATGCTGGACGATCACGCCGCACACCACTTCTACGGTGCGACCGTCGCAAACATGCGGACGTACCACATACTGCTTCCCAGTGAGGCAAGACGCTGACCGGCGTCAGGCGTCGACGTCAGTCTCCGCATCGACGACGGGCAGGGCCTTCGTCGGCGGAACGCATGCGTCACCCTGCAGCGCGGGCAGGGACAGTCCGGCTGTCGCCGGAATCTCCTCCGACGACTCCGCGAGCTTGCGCGCCACGCGCGACATCGGTCGAGACGAGGCCGGGGTGCCCTCAGTCAACGCGGTCATCCTGATGTACTCCAATCGTTGGTCGTCACGCCGCTTCACTTCCCCGTCTACAAACAAAGACTCCGGCGGCCCACATCACACTAGTCTACGGAATCGGCAGAGAAATGATCCCACGCCCCGCGCAGGACCGCCCCATCCATCATCGCCTGCGGCTCCTCATCGGGCAGGCACGCTCGCACCGCGCCGACAACGCGGAATCCCTCGGGCAGCTGCGCATCCGGCGGAAAAACGGCGATCATCCCGTGTTCCTCTCCCCCTTGCAGGACCCACCGCACCGGATCGACCGCGCAGACGCGGGCGGCGGGAGCCAGCCGGCTCGCCTCCGCCTCGATGGCGTCTCGATCGAACTCGATGACGACACTCGAGGCCTTGGCAATGCGCGCCGCGTCAGTTGCGGGCCCATCCGACAGGTCCATCATGGCGCGAGCGCCCGCAGCCGCAGCGGCCACGCCGGAGCCCAGCGGAGGCCTCGGCGCACGGTACGTCTCAATGAAAGGTGCCAGATCGCCCAGCTGCTCAACTCCACGCGACGAGGCATCGACGTACCCACCTTCCAGGAGATCGAG
Proteins encoded in this window:
- the rsmD gene encoding 16S rRNA (guanine(966)-N(2))-methyltransferase RsmD; its protein translation is MTRIVAGSAKGRTLAVPKSGTRPTSERVREALFSRLDHMNVLDGATVLDLYAGTGALGLEALSRGGAHATLVEKASAAARVASANVRSTGLPARVVTADARTYLGARNGEALAGDIDLVFIDPPYDIAEEDMTTVLASLGPWIGPDALVVVERSTRAPAPTWPDFLVLEDQRTWGETVAYFAGPPLPKDESADGTQPLEAAQASSSAEEED
- a CDS encoding ATP-dependent DNA helicase RecG; the encoded protein is MRLVSALDVPLSLRLPKKTAKALEGAGVATVGDLLLVAPRRYYHWGRLTPLASLRVGEDVTILAEVAGAHLVANRSGSGVRLEVTLTDGVQFLSATFFAKNQYKLAPIERLLTPGQSFLFAGKVGAYRGKLQLTHPSFEGVDGEDIERIASRPIPIYPATGSLASWAIARAVGMVLDHLDDADVPDPVPADVRERAGFASHAECLRALHQPETDEDYQQARKALAFAEAFVLQVGLAAQRRGARAVAALASPIDAPLCERFRSSLPFELTDSQREAVAQIGADLAGEVPMQRLLQGDVGSGKTVVALSALLQVVAAGHQGAFVAPTEVLAEQHAASLRVLLEPLRADAPDVRLLTGSTPPAARREIQSAMNAAEPLIVVGTHALFQESVRFADLALVVVDEQHRFGVEQRAALRGAREDGRAVHELVMTATPIPRTIAMTVFGDLDDTRMSGMPSGRTPVATYLADSANAAWVERTWARAAEEIAQGRRVYVVCPRIDASDDVADAEEEGARPLASVEEVAAYLRSHPALSGIAIHELTGRTPSPVKAQIMEDFSAGRAPLLVATTVIEVGVDVSEATLMVILDAQQFGLAQLHQLRGRVGRSSLPSLCIAMHRHELTDSGRARLQAFADTTDGFELAEADLRLRKEGDVLGAGQSGTATHLRFLSVRRDEALIRRAKGEAETLLEQDPTLERHPDLARALRAASDGQIEWMQRS
- a CDS encoding DAK2 domain-containing protein: MELNASVIIEACRAGAEEAARLAPFLDDLDGWDGADCDTGSNGAATMAALEAAMDSLDPRAHLRDALEAAVETIIRRGLGHSGMALGALFEAWAGALGDEHHVTPLVLRRMLAVSLSPVASSIEWSDALVEMLGGAVRELQDLGATLPEVDDVFSRFSSQAQIGLVEATNEATGRIDPGGAFIALVLACIDASMRGDAGILQSFTAMLADLAERHSRAPEAASPPPGRDFTVDIILEGTQEDLDALLARLGGLGARLSYVGRVDLFGMGEWRLHVDTSAPLAAHPTSGQVIRFQVCDARPDAQIGIDELADEGLSHRGVRLLQRRPMRRVERARVIACTSAPGLVEDLARAGAVVFLDLSSGDAAGIVSAATSRTGVTLVATCDEASASLVGTVASVLPSPAPGVPAILRAGSRDDLDVLAVARACAPLFVPQPGGVEAAPTLARMLRDGAHDALASCASAPLPPGGDPEGIAEALAEASRSGGDSWRLLISRDDDGPYTVATVRQLLSTRDASSTIDLETWDGGQSGPSLVAGCAS
- the rpmB gene encoding 50S ribosomal protein L28 encodes the protein MAAVCDVCGKGPGFGKSVSHSHVRTNRRWNPNIQRVRALVNGTPKRLNVCTKCLKSDKVARAI
- a CDS encoding proline dehydrogenase family protein, with the protein product MANAAVPTPSHHDASARRCPDDLWALGERAIIRARRWADESAHEPTPQSAKLLSRILADPDGLTFTTRFVDDVVRPADLDVASAAMKRLSAGRKNFLPPALAAAMGLGSTASLLAPRTVTAVARRVFREIVGDLVVDATDKGLGPALARLRQGGHRLNVNLLGEAVLGEKEASHRLAEVSRLVTREDVDYVSIKVSAVTGPHNPWGFEEVVDHGVSALLPLYRLARDHGTFLNLDMEDYKDLDLTIAVFTAILDQPDMRGYEAGIVLQAYLPDSLGALQRLQEWARARVDAGGSRIKVRIVKGANLSMERVDAEIHGWELTTWPSKQATDTNYKRMLNWAMTPERTRAIRLGVAGQNVFDIAFAYELRAARGVEDSVEFEMLSGMATGIQEVVRRDVGSLLLYVPVVNPREFDVAISYLVRRLEENAAPENFMSGVFDIATNEDVFARERDRFLAALSDVDPDAPLPVPNRVQDRLAEREAGVPAEQGTLAERARRPFVSEPDSDPALAANRQWAREISAAIPASTRGVEAVRAGAQALATHEAVDALVEASTKAAHAWQALDPEERAAALHRVGDVLAARRGELIEVAGSEAGKTIDQADPEVSEAIDFCHHYAEASLQLSDETYMAGARFVPVNVTVVASPWNFPVAIPVGGVAAALAAGSAVILKPAPPAKRCAAELVAAFHEAGVPRELVALAPLEDGDVSRYLVTHEGVDRVVLTGSYDTARLFRSWKPDMHLLGETSGKNAIIVTPSADPDLAVRDIVHSAFAHAGQKCSASSLLILVGSAGRSSRIARQLVDAAASLRVGLPASLDSQVGPVVVPDDEKAVRGLTTLGEGEHWVLKPRYLGDGLWTPGIRAGVVPGSEFHLTEYFAPVLGVMRVDTLEDAIEAVNEVDYGLTSGLHTLDTAELAAWLEGIEAGNLYVNRGITGAIVRRQPFGGWKRSAIGSTTKAGGPSYLLGLGEVVPDRDAMAGESSHSVETLDPSVLALCRAAGPFLSADDAAELSRAVAADGAAWASDYGANRDVTGMACERNVLRYRSTPVLVRAGSGTALADTVRVLAAGVLAGGPIGLSVADELPATIRELLEGWDIEVTVEDAPSWDSRLAMVANSGGLGMRVRVLGPRDESSQQRWADATRASGGSPDVALYTGAVTAWPHSELLPFLREQAVSITNHRFGTPLDLAADLL
- a CDS encoding TetR/AcrR family transcriptional regulator, coding for MSNDATKATSTRRPGRPKAGSEDKKARILSEALTLFSTQGYVATSLADIARASDISKAGLLHHYSSKDQLLAAVLDERDRRIVSRLPRPEEGAEAALDAWVDMVAHNQRHPDGVALYTAMSAAVIDSKHQAHPWFREHLIGAISYLVEAFEHGKTTGEVREDAPSEQIARRLVAISDGLQVQWLCSRADGGRALNMHEVMAGVAVDMKERWLVRPE